Proteins encoded within one genomic window of Lysinibacillus louembei:
- the hmpA gene encoding NO-inducible flavohemoprotein, which yields MLQQQTIDTIKATVPALQEYGVTITKTFYKNMFSAHPELLNIFNHSNQEQGRQQTALANTVLAAAMHIDNLQAIVPTVIQIAHKHRSLGVLPEHYPIVGENLLKAIKEVLGDAATDEIIDAWAQAYGVIADIFIQVEEDLYKEAEQNEGWRLFKPFKIVRTEKESELVTSFYLAPVDGQPLPAYKAGQYVTVRMQIPGEKYLMNRQYTVSEANNQNEYRISVKHENDPKGIVSNYLHTGYEQGTHIDVSAPAGVFTLDNSGAPVLFVSGGIGVTPLNSMLQTIEERDVTFLQCARNKDVAAFTETIAAKVDEIGGTYKAMYSDEEGFVTKEQLEGLLKNDSKVYLCGPAPFMQHVINLLRDLNIPEENVNYEFFGPAMAV from the coding sequence ATGTTACAACAACAAACAATTGATACAATTAAAGCGACTGTACCTGCACTTCAGGAGTACGGTGTGACAATTACAAAGACGTTCTATAAAAATATGTTCAGTGCACATCCAGAATTATTAAACATTTTTAACCATTCCAATCAAGAGCAAGGCCGACAACAAACAGCATTAGCAAATACAGTATTAGCAGCTGCTATGCATATCGATAACTTACAAGCAATCGTGCCAACAGTTATTCAAATTGCACATAAGCACCGCAGCTTAGGAGTATTACCAGAGCACTACCCAATCGTAGGTGAAAATTTATTGAAAGCGATTAAAGAAGTGTTAGGCGATGCAGCGACAGACGAAATTATTGATGCATGGGCACAAGCTTACGGTGTCATCGCAGATATTTTCATTCAAGTGGAAGAGGATTTATATAAAGAGGCAGAGCAAAACGAAGGCTGGCGCTTATTCAAGCCATTCAAAATCGTACGCACAGAAAAAGAAAGCGAGTTAGTAACTTCTTTCTATTTAGCACCCGTAGATGGTCAACCTTTACCAGCTTACAAAGCAGGACAATACGTTACAGTGCGTATGCAAATACCTGGCGAAAAATATTTAATGAACCGCCAATACACTGTTTCTGAAGCAAATAACCAAAATGAATATCGTATTTCAGTGAAGCACGAAAACGATCCAAAAGGTATCGTATCGAACTATTTACACACAGGCTATGAGCAAGGCACACACATTGATGTCAGCGCACCAGCTGGTGTCTTCACATTAGATAACAGCGGTGCACCTGTCTTATTCGTAAGTGGTGGTATCGGTGTAACACCATTAAACAGCATGCTACAAACAATTGAAGAGCGTGATGTCACATTCCTACAATGTGCACGCAACAAAGACGTTGCTGCATTTACAGAAACAATTGCTGCAAAGGTGGATGAAATCGGCGGCACTTACAAAGCAATGTACTCTGATGAGGAAGGCTTCGTGACAAAGGAACAGCTTGAAGGCTTATTAAAAAATGATAGCAAGGTATACTTATGTGGACCTGCACCATTTATGCAGCACGTAATTAATTTGTTACGCGACTTAAATATCCCAGAGGAAAACGTTAACTACGAATTCTTTGGCCCTGCGATGGCAGTTTAA
- a CDS encoding RrF2 family transcriptional regulator → MRLTVYTDYSLRVLIYLGVRGQQHLATIQEIADAYQISKNHLMKVTYDLGQHGFIETIRGRGGGIRLAMAPEEINIGAVIRKTEEDFHLVECFSSESNLCKISAECQLKNALNEALKAYLAVLDQYHISDFIHSKESMLKLLGLK, encoded by the coding sequence GTGCGCTTAACCGTCTATACAGATTACTCGTTGCGTGTGCTAATTTATTTAGGTGTACGAGGACAACAGCATTTAGCCACAATACAAGAAATTGCAGATGCGTATCAAATATCAAAAAATCATTTAATGAAAGTCACATACGACCTTGGGCAGCACGGCTTTATCGAAACGATTCGAGGTAGAGGTGGAGGAATTCGTCTTGCAATGGCGCCTGAAGAAATTAATATTGGCGCAGTTATTCGAAAAACAGAAGAAGACTTTCATCTTGTCGAATGCTTTAGCTCAGAAAGCAATTTATGTAAAATTTCAGCTGAATGCCAATTAAAAAATGCTTTGAATGAAGCGTTGAAGGCATATTTAGCGGTTTTAGATCAATATCATATTTCCGATTTCATTCATTCAAAGGAATCGATGCTAAAATTGCTTGGCCTTAAATAA
- a CDS encoding SDR family NAD(P)-dependent oxidoreductase, producing the protein MHKKKILITGATSGLGLHMTKLCLAKGYEVYATGRNEVSLTTLEKLGAHPIQADLREMEQIDALLQQLPKLDVAIINAGVGIFENAFHLTDEQIDTMIDVNVKAPIFLAKRLFANMQKEGHFIFISSQAGKVATKKASVYASTKHALTGFIDGFRHEAAPLKVTGIFPGPIDTPFLQKADAAGAYRQAIAHFLLTPEKVANAVIKTIEHPVRSVNLPWVMGLSSKLYAIAPTLVEKLGSNFFNKK; encoded by the coding sequence ATGCATAAAAAAAAGATTTTAATTACTGGTGCAACGAGCGGCCTCGGCTTACATATGACCAAGCTTTGTTTAGCAAAAGGCTACGAAGTTTATGCAACGGGTCGCAATGAAGTGTCATTAACGACATTAGAAAAATTAGGGGCGCATCCGATACAGGCAGATTTGCGTGAAATGGAGCAAATCGATGCATTACTACAGCAATTACCGAAGCTCGATGTGGCGATTATTAATGCAGGTGTTGGCATTTTTGAAAATGCCTTTCATTTAACAGATGAGCAAATTGATACAATGATTGATGTCAATGTGAAAGCGCCAATCTTCCTAGCAAAAAGGCTATTTGCCAATATGCAAAAAGAGGGGCATTTTATTTTTATTAGCTCACAGGCAGGAAAGGTAGCAACGAAAAAAGCGAGTGTTTATGCATCGACAAAGCATGCGCTCACAGGCTTTATCGATGGCTTCCGTCATGAGGCTGCACCATTGAAAGTAACAGGCATTTTCCCAGGGCCGATTGATACGCCATTTCTGCAAAAAGCGGATGCAGCAGGCGCATATCGTCAGGCGATTGCCCACTTTTTATTAACACCAGAAAAAGTTGCAAATGCGGTTATTAAAACAATCGAGCATCCTGTGCGCTCTGTCAATTTACCTTGGGTAATGGGCTTGTCAAGCAAGCTATATGCGATAGCTCCAACGCTTGTAGAAAAGCTTGGCAGTAATTTTTTCAATAAAAAATAA
- a CDS encoding argininosuccinate synthase, giving the protein MANKKVVLAYSGGLDTSVAIPWLKEQGWDVIAVCLDVGEGKDLEFIKNKALQVGAVESYMVDAKDEFAEEYALISLQAHTWYEQKYPLVSALSRPLISKKLVEIANQTNADAVAHGCTGKGNDQVRFEVSIKALNPDLEVLAPVREWGWSRDEEIEYAMKHNVPIPATLDSPFSIDQNLWGRANEAGVMEDPWVAPPEEAYGLTKAIENTPDTAEVVEIEFVAGKPVALNGEEMKLADLIQKLNAVAGEHGVGRIDHVENRLVGIKSREVYEIPGAKVLLTAHKELEDLTLVKEMAHFKPVIEKKLSEIIYEGLWFSPLRPALEAFLKETQQYVNGTVRVKLFKGHAIVEGRKSPNSLYNEKLATYSKEDMFNHNSAVGFIELWGLPTVVAAGVNKK; this is encoded by the coding sequence ATGGCAAATAAAAAGGTAGTATTAGCATATTCAGGTGGATTAGACACATCAGTAGCAATTCCTTGGCTAAAGGAGCAGGGCTGGGATGTTATCGCAGTTTGTCTTGATGTAGGTGAAGGCAAAGATTTAGAGTTTATTAAAAACAAAGCATTGCAGGTCGGTGCGGTTGAATCTTATATGGTTGATGCAAAAGACGAATTTGCTGAAGAATATGCATTAATTTCATTACAGGCACATACATGGTATGAGCAAAAATATCCTTTAGTATCTGCGTTATCACGTCCATTAATTTCGAAAAAGCTTGTAGAAATTGCCAACCAAACAAATGCGGATGCGGTAGCACATGGCTGTACAGGTAAAGGTAATGACCAAGTGCGCTTCGAAGTGTCAATTAAAGCATTGAATCCTGACTTAGAAGTGTTAGCACCTGTGCGTGAGTGGGGCTGGAGCCGCGATGAGGAAATTGAATATGCAATGAAGCATAATGTGCCGATTCCTGCGACACTTGATTCACCATTCTCAATTGACCAAAACTTATGGGGACGTGCCAACGAAGCAGGTGTGATGGAAGATCCTTGGGTAGCACCACCAGAAGAAGCATATGGCTTAACGAAGGCCATCGAAAACACACCAGATACTGCTGAAGTAGTAGAAATCGAATTCGTTGCTGGTAAGCCTGTTGCCTTAAATGGTGAAGAAATGAAGCTAGCCGATTTAATTCAAAAATTAAATGCGGTTGCTGGTGAGCACGGCGTTGGGCGTATCGACCACGTAGAAAACCGCTTAGTCGGCATTAAATCACGTGAGGTATACGAAATCCCAGGTGCAAAAGTGCTATTAACAGCACATAAGGAGCTAGAGGACTTAACGCTCGTAAAAGAAATGGCACACTTTAAGCCAGTAATCGAGAAAAAATTATCAGAAATTATTTATGAGGGACTATGGTTCTCACCATTGCGTCCAGCATTAGAAGCATTTTTAAAAGAAACACAGCAATATGTCAACGGTACAGTGCGCGTGAAATTATTTAAAGGGCATGCAATTGTTGAGGGACGTAAATCGCCAAACTCTTTATACAACGAGAAGCTTGCAACATACTCTAAAGAAGATATGTTCAACCATAACTCAGCAGTTGGCTTTATTGAACTATGGGGCTTACCTACTGTTGTAGCAGCAGGTGTCAATAAAAAATAA
- the argH gene encoding argininosuccinate lyase: protein MTKLWGGRFQKSAEAWVDEFGASIGFDQQLVMEDLEGSKAHVTMLGIQGILPKADVEQILDGLQQLQVKAEAGELAFSVANEDIHLNLEKMLIDLIGPVGGKLHTGRSRNDQVATDMHLFLKKRVAEVISLIENFQKTLLQQAEQHVETIAPGYTHLQRAQPISFAHHLMAYFWMLERDKQRYTESLKRIDISPLGAGAMAGTTFPIDRLKSAELLGFADVYANSMDAVSDRDFIVEFLSNSSLLMAHLSRFAEEIILWSTDEFKFIELDDAFSTGSSIMPQKKNPDMAELIRGKSGRVYGNLMGLLTVLKGTPLTYNKDMQEDKEGMFDTVHTVLGALKIFEGMVATMTVNTERLHSAVHSDFSNATELADYLAAKGMPFREAHEVTGKLVFTCIQRSIYLLDLPLADMQAESTLIEADIYDVLAPEAAVRRRNSLGGTGFEQVRTQLAKAKALLA from the coding sequence ATGACAAAATTATGGGGCGGGCGCTTTCAGAAGTCTGCGGAAGCATGGGTAGATGAATTCGGTGCATCCATCGGCTTTGATCAGCAATTAGTAATGGAAGATCTGGAAGGCAGTAAAGCACATGTCACGATGCTAGGCATCCAAGGTATTTTACCAAAAGCAGATGTTGAGCAAATTCTAGATGGCTTACAGCAGCTACAAGTAAAAGCAGAGGCAGGGGAGCTCGCATTTTCAGTAGCAAATGAAGACATTCATTTAAACTTGGAAAAAATGCTAATTGACTTAATCGGCCCTGTTGGTGGCAAGTTACATACTGGTCGCTCACGTAATGACCAAGTAGCAACAGATATGCATTTATTTTTGAAAAAGCGCGTAGCAGAGGTCATCAGCTTAATCGAAAACTTCCAAAAAACGCTACTACAGCAGGCGGAGCAGCATGTTGAAACAATTGCGCCAGGCTATACACATTTACAACGTGCACAACCAATTTCCTTTGCCCACCATTTAATGGCATATTTCTGGATGCTAGAGCGTGACAAGCAGCGCTACACAGAATCTTTAAAACGCATTGATATTTCACCGCTTGGTGCAGGTGCGATGGCTGGTACAACATTCCCAATTGACCGTTTAAAGTCAGCGGAGCTACTAGGCTTTGCGGATGTTTATGCCAACTCAATGGATGCGGTAAGCGACCGTGATTTCATCGTGGAGTTTTTATCAAATTCATCTTTATTGATGGCGCATTTATCACGTTTTGCAGAAGAAATCATTTTATGGTCAACGGATGAATTTAAATTTATCGAGCTAGATGACGCCTTTTCAACAGGCTCATCCATTATGCCGCAAAAGAAAAATCCTGATATGGCGGAGCTGATTCGCGGAAAATCAGGTCGTGTCTACGGCAATTTAATGGGACTATTAACGGTATTAAAAGGCACGCCGTTAACATACAACAAAGATATGCAAGAAGATAAGGAAGGCATGTTTGACACAGTGCACACGGTTCTAGGTGCATTGAAAATTTTCGAAGGCATGGTTGCCACAATGACTGTCAATACAGAGCGCTTACATAGTGCCGTGCATAGCGACTTCTCCAATGCAACGGAGCTAGCTGATTACTTAGCTGCCAAGGGCATGCCATTCCGCGAAGCACATGAGGTCACAGGCAAGCTTGTTTTCACATGTATTCAACGTAGTATTTATTTGCTGGACTTGCCATTAGCAGATATGCAAGCAGAAAGCACATTAATCGAAGCTGATATTTATGACGTGCTCGCACCCGAAGCCGCTGTACGCCGCCGCAACTCACTAGGTGGCACAGGCTTCGAACAAGTACGCACACAACTGGCAAAAGCGAAAGCATTATTAGCATAA